One segment of Micromonospora parathelypteridis DNA contains the following:
- a CDS encoding carbohydrate ABC transporter permease produces MAVLNDRPPAAPARRDERAARTLATRFLGYATLVFFGLVFLYPFVIQIGNSLKTESDAAANPLSPFPDPLTLDSFERIFAGTNFPLWLGNSLLVTVLVTIGRVFFDSLAGYALARLRFRGRNGLFAAVVAVLAVPGVVLLIPKFLVLNQLGIYNSYAGLVVPLLADAAGVFIMKQFFESIPVSVEEAARIDGASIFRTFWSVVLPMAKPALITLTILSFQGSWNEFPHSLVSVQNPDLFTLPRGLADLVSGSLGSGTQYPLKLGAALLATIPVAIIFMVFQRYFVRDANDGSDKG; encoded by the coding sequence ATGGCCGTGCTGAACGACCGCCCGCCGGCGGCGCCCGCCCGGCGCGACGAGCGCGCGGCCCGCACCCTGGCCACGCGCTTCCTGGGGTACGCCACGCTGGTCTTCTTCGGGCTGGTGTTCCTCTACCCGTTCGTCATCCAGATCGGCAACTCGCTCAAGACCGAGTCCGACGCGGCGGCGAACCCGCTCTCGCCGTTCCCGGACCCGCTCACGCTGGACAGCTTCGAGCGGATCTTCGCCGGCACCAACTTCCCGCTCTGGTTGGGCAACTCGCTGCTGGTCACGGTGCTGGTGACCATCGGTCGGGTGTTCTTCGACTCGCTCGCCGGGTACGCGCTGGCCCGGCTGCGGTTCCGGGGGCGCAACGGGTTGTTCGCCGCGGTCGTCGCGGTGCTGGCGGTGCCCGGGGTGGTGCTGCTGATCCCGAAGTTCCTGGTGCTCAACCAGCTCGGCATCTACAACAGCTACGCGGGTCTGGTGGTGCCGCTGCTGGCCGACGCGGCGGGTGTGTTCATCATGAAGCAGTTCTTCGAGTCGATCCCGGTCAGCGTGGAGGAGGCCGCCCGCATCGACGGGGCGAGCATCTTCCGCACCTTCTGGTCGGTGGTGCTGCCGATGGCGAAACCGGCGCTGATCACCCTGACCATCCTGTCGTTCCAGGGGTCCTGGAACGAGTTCCCGCACAGCCTGGTGTCGGTGCAGAACCCGGATCTGTTCACCCTGCCACGAGGGCTGGCCGACCTGGTCAGCGGCTCACTCGGCAGCGGCACCCAGTACCCGCTCAAGCTCGGCGCGGCGCTGCTGGCCACCATCCCAGTGGCGATCATCTTCATGGTGTTCCAGCGCTACTTCGTCCGCGACGCCAACGACGGCTCGGACAAGGGCTGA
- the dapA gene encoding 4-hydroxy-tetrahydrodipicolinate synthase: MTHDHLDAAARPVSRPFGRLLTAMVSPFASDGSLDLDGAARLASHLVDEQGNDGVVVNGTTGESPTTTDAEKENLIRAVVEAVGDRAKVVAGVGTNDTRHTIELAAAAEKAGAHGLLVVTPYYNKPPQSGLLRHFTAVADATGLPVMLYDIPHRSGVPIDTETLVRLAEHGRIVAVKDAKGDLVATSWVTSRTALAFYCGEDALTLPALAAGSVGLVGTSTHFVGALAAQMIEAFDAGDMPAALALHRRLLPLFTGIFRTQGTILVKAGLASLGLPAGPVRPPLVDATNDEIAQLRADFAAVGLELPE, from the coding sequence ATGACGCACGACCACCTTGACGCCGCTGCCCGACCGGTGTCCCGCCCGTTCGGCCGGCTGCTCACCGCCATGGTGAGCCCGTTCGCCTCCGACGGCTCCCTCGACCTTGACGGTGCCGCCCGGCTGGCGAGCCACCTGGTCGACGAGCAGGGCAACGACGGGGTGGTCGTCAACGGCACCACCGGCGAGTCGCCGACGACCACCGACGCGGAGAAGGAAAACCTGATTCGCGCCGTGGTGGAGGCGGTCGGTGACCGCGCCAAGGTGGTCGCCGGGGTCGGCACCAACGACACCCGGCACACCATCGAGCTGGCCGCCGCCGCCGAGAAGGCTGGCGCGCACGGTCTGCTCGTGGTCACCCCCTACTACAACAAGCCGCCGCAGAGCGGGTTGCTGCGGCACTTCACCGCGGTGGCCGACGCCACCGGCCTGCCGGTGATGCTGTACGACATCCCGCACCGCTCGGGCGTGCCGATCGACACCGAAACGCTGGTCCGGCTCGCCGAGCACGGCCGGATCGTCGCGGTCAAGGACGCCAAGGGCGACCTGGTCGCCACCAGCTGGGTGACCAGCCGGACCGCCCTCGCCTTCTACTGCGGCGAGGACGCACTCACCCTGCCGGCGCTGGCCGCCGGCAGCGTGGGCCTGGTCGGCACCTCGACGCACTTCGTCGGGGCGCTGGCCGCACAGATGATCGAGGCGTTCGACGCGGGGGACATGCCGGCCGCGCTTGCCCTGCACCGGCGGCTGCTGCCGCTGTTCACCGGCATCTTCCGCACCCAGGGCACCATCCTGGTGAAGGCTGGCCTGGCATCGCTGGGCCTGCCGGCCGGCCCGGTGCGACCCCCGCTGGTGGACGCCACCAACGACGAGATCGCCCAGCTGCGCGCGGACTTCGCGGCAGTGGGCCTGGAGCTGCCCGAATGA
- a CDS encoding glycosyltransferase 87 family protein, with product MAQGANRTTAQVGGVVLLAAAVTAFLAVAAVRHGFFDLKVYYGALTWWVHDGGEIYDYLKPNTQYGFTYPPFAALVMLPMAYLPWTAAIVVSVLASVVTTAVLIWWLVDPIARRSGWTRWFALAVALCLAAAFEPMRETVNFGQVNTLLLFLVAVDLLRLLPAGNRWAGVGIGLATAIKLTPGIFIVYLLLTGRWRAALTASGTAAGVSLLAGALFPDASREFWTEALWNTGRVGELAFVSNQSLRGVVARLDPQHPSTLLWLLLVLGTLALWAWRSRAAVAVGDEATGLALTGAVMCLVSPVTWVHHLVWLLPALILLVDNAMAAPAGRRRRVLLVAATIGYALLISRTVWFWEKDFTGVDGFLGSNAYVWISLALLAFLPIRRWLAPAGSVVEASGVPQLDQPDRPTPAGERHLIGRLLTVR from the coding sequence GTGGCGCAGGGTGCCAACAGGACGACCGCGCAGGTCGGCGGGGTGGTGTTGCTCGCCGCGGCGGTCACCGCGTTCCTCGCCGTCGCCGCCGTACGGCACGGCTTCTTCGACCTCAAGGTCTACTACGGCGCGTTGACCTGGTGGGTGCACGACGGCGGGGAAATCTACGACTACCTCAAGCCCAACACCCAGTACGGCTTCACCTATCCGCCGTTCGCCGCGCTTGTCATGCTGCCGATGGCGTACCTGCCGTGGACGGCCGCGATCGTGGTGAGCGTGCTCGCCAGCGTGGTCACCACGGCGGTGCTGATCTGGTGGCTGGTCGACCCGATCGCCCGGCGTTCCGGCTGGACCAGGTGGTTCGCCCTCGCCGTGGCCCTCTGCCTGGCCGCCGCGTTCGAGCCGATGCGTGAGACCGTCAACTTCGGCCAGGTCAACACGTTGCTGCTCTTCCTGGTGGCGGTGGATCTGTTGCGGCTGCTGCCGGCCGGCAACCGGTGGGCCGGGGTGGGCATCGGGCTCGCCACCGCGATCAAACTGACCCCGGGCATCTTCATCGTCTACCTCTTGCTGACCGGGCGGTGGCGGGCGGCTCTCACCGCCAGCGGCACGGCCGCCGGGGTGTCGCTGCTGGCCGGCGCGCTCTTCCCGGACGCGTCCCGGGAATTCTGGACCGAGGCCCTGTGGAACACCGGCCGGGTGGGCGAGCTCGCCTTCGTCTCCAACCAGTCGCTGCGTGGGGTGGTCGCCCGGCTCGACCCGCAACACCCGAGCACCCTGCTCTGGCTGCTGCTGGTGCTCGGCACCCTGGCGCTGTGGGCCTGGCGATCCCGGGCCGCCGTCGCGGTGGGCGACGAGGCGACCGGGCTGGCGCTGACCGGCGCGGTGATGTGCCTGGTCAGCCCGGTCACCTGGGTGCACCACCTGGTCTGGCTGCTGCCCGCGCTGATCCTGCTGGTCGACAACGCGATGGCCGCGCCGGCCGGCCGGCGACGGCGGGTCCTGCTGGTCGCCGCGACCATCGGGTACGCGCTGTTGATCAGCCGGACCGTCTGGTTCTGGGAGAAGGACTTCACCGGCGTCGACGGCTTCCTCGGCAGCAACGCCTACGTGTGGATCAGCCTGGCGCTGCTGGCCTTCCTGCCGATCCGCCGCTGGCTGGCACCGGCCGGGTCAGTGGTCGAGGCGTCCGGCGTACCGCAGCTCGACCAGCCCGACCGGCCCACGCCCGCCGGCGAGCGGCACCTGATAGGTCGACTGCTCACCGTCCGCTGA
- a CDS encoding sugar ABC transporter substrate-binding protein encodes MAPRTITRAAVAGLAAVALLGSAACGSGFDDSSGDAAQSSGPASLQIMIGSSGEAETKAVQDAAAKWASSSGNTATVTPAQDLTQQLGQALAGGTPPDVFYVDAAQFADYASVGALEPYGDKISNSGDFYESLRTAFTYDGKLYCAPKDFSTLALQINSDLWAKAGLTDADVPTTWDQLTATAQKIKAKGQVPLALGDTRDRIGAFMVQNGGWLLSKDGKQSTADTPENLAALQYVKTMLTTGLAKYPKQLDAGWSGEAFGKGKAVMTIEGNWIKGALKNDFPNVKYKVAALPAGPKGQGTLSFTQCWGIAAKSKFKDQAIKFVEAMTSGEQQLVFAKAVGVMPSRQSVSDQYTAANPEDKPFIDGAAYAQGPVNAPKMDSVLKDLDASLQSLTTGDPKTVLQNFDKNAKAALGGS; translated from the coding sequence ATGGCACCTCGAACGATCACCCGGGCGGCGGTGGCCGGCCTCGCCGCCGTCGCCCTCCTCGGCTCCGCGGCCTGCGGCAGCGGCTTCGACGACTCGTCCGGCGACGCCGCACAGTCCAGCGGCCCGGCCAGCCTGCAGATCATGATTGGCTCCTCGGGCGAGGCCGAGACCAAGGCCGTCCAGGACGCTGCCGCGAAGTGGGCCAGCAGCTCCGGCAACACCGCCACTGTCACTCCGGCGCAGGACCTCACCCAGCAGCTCGGCCAGGCGCTCGCCGGTGGCACGCCCCCGGATGTCTTTTACGTCGACGCGGCCCAGTTCGCCGACTACGCGAGCGTCGGCGCCCTGGAGCCGTACGGCGACAAGATCAGCAACTCGGGCGACTTCTACGAGAGCCTGCGTACCGCGTTCACGTACGACGGCAAGTTGTACTGCGCGCCCAAGGACTTCTCCACCCTGGCCCTGCAGATCAACAGCGACCTGTGGGCCAAGGCCGGGCTGACCGACGCCGACGTGCCGACCACCTGGGACCAGCTCACCGCGACCGCCCAGAAGATCAAGGCCAAGGGGCAGGTCCCGCTGGCACTCGGCGACACCCGCGACCGCATCGGTGCCTTCATGGTGCAGAACGGTGGCTGGCTGCTGAGCAAGGACGGAAAGCAGTCGACCGCGGACACCCCGGAGAACCTGGCCGCCCTCCAGTACGTCAAGACCATGCTCACCACCGGGCTGGCGAAGTACCCGAAGCAGCTCGACGCCGGCTGGTCCGGTGAGGCGTTCGGCAAGGGCAAGGCCGTGATGACCATCGAGGGCAACTGGATCAAGGGTGCCCTGAAGAACGACTTCCCGAACGTGAAGTACAAGGTCGCGGCGCTGCCGGCCGGCCCGAAGGGGCAGGGCACGCTCTCCTTCACCCAGTGCTGGGGCATTGCGGCGAAGAGCAAGTTCAAGGACCAGGCGATCAAGTTCGTCGAGGCGATGACCAGCGGAGAGCAGCAGCTGGTCTTCGCGAAGGCGGTCGGCGTGATGCCGTCCCGGCAGTCGGTCAGTGACCAGTACACCGCCGCCAACCCCGAGGACAAGCCGTTCATCGACGGCGCCGCGTACGCCCAGGGCCCGGTGAACGCTCCGAAGATGGACAGCGTCCTCAAGGACCTCGACGCCAGCCTGCAGAGCCTGACCACCGGCGACCCGAAGACCGTGTTGCAGAACTTCGACAAGAACGCCAAGGCGGCGCTCGGCGGCAGCTGA
- a CDS encoding winged helix-turn-helix domain-containing protein, with the protein MAAPESLSLAQARRVALAAQGFADPAPVGVPTRRHLRRVLDRVGLIQMDSVNVLQRAHYLPLFSRLGPYPTTLLDQAAYRRPRELFEYWGHEASLVPVELHPMLRWRMARAQSESWGGMRRIAQEQPELVAWVRDEVAARGPLTAAEIEHDAPRETGNWGWNWSAVKRALEYLFWAGEVAAAERSTSFARRYDLPERVLPAAVLAAPTPTDAEAYRSLVARAARSLGVAAEPELRDYFRLPLAGARQAVAELAEAGELVPVTVAGWRQPAWLHASARVPRWIRGNTLVSPFDPLVWERARTERLFDFSYRIEIYVPAPQRVYGYYVLPFLQGDRFTARVDLKADRKAGVLLVPAAWIEPGADPGETASALAAELYRLAGWLGLDAVAPPLAGDLAGPLTAALASVSGVP; encoded by the coding sequence ATGGCCGCACCGGAATCACTCTCGCTCGCCCAGGCCCGGCGGGTGGCGCTCGCCGCCCAGGGCTTCGCCGACCCGGCGCCGGTCGGCGTGCCCACGCGCCGGCACCTGCGCCGGGTGCTCGACCGGGTCGGGTTGATCCAGATGGACTCGGTCAACGTGCTGCAACGCGCGCACTACCTACCGCTGTTCAGTCGGCTCGGGCCCTACCCGACCACGCTGCTCGACCAGGCCGCCTACCGGCGCCCGCGTGAGCTGTTCGAATACTGGGGCCACGAGGCGTCGCTGGTCCCGGTCGAGCTGCACCCGATGCTGCGCTGGCGGATGGCCCGGGCGCAGAGCGAATCCTGGGGCGGGATGCGGCGGATCGCCCAGGAGCAGCCCGAACTGGTCGCCTGGGTCCGCGACGAGGTGGCCGCCCGAGGCCCGCTGACCGCTGCCGAGATCGAGCACGACGCGCCCCGGGAGACCGGCAACTGGGGGTGGAACTGGTCGGCGGTCAAGCGGGCGTTGGAGTACCTCTTCTGGGCTGGGGAGGTGGCCGCCGCCGAGCGCAGCACCTCCTTCGCCCGCCGCTACGACCTGCCCGAGCGGGTGCTGCCCGCGGCGGTGCTGGCCGCGCCCACCCCGACCGACGCCGAGGCGTACCGCTCGCTGGTGGCTCGTGCCGCACGGTCGCTCGGCGTGGCCGCCGAGCCGGAGCTGCGCGACTACTTCCGGCTGCCGCTGGCCGGTGCCCGGCAGGCCGTGGCGGAGCTGGCCGAGGCCGGTGAGTTGGTGCCGGTCACCGTTGCGGGCTGGCGCCAGCCGGCGTGGCTGCACGCGTCCGCCCGGGTGCCGCGGTGGATTCGGGGTAACACGCTGGTCAGCCCCTTTGACCCGCTGGTCTGGGAACGTGCCCGCACCGAGCGGCTGTTCGACTTCAGCTACCGGATCGAGATCTACGTTCCCGCGCCACAGCGGGTCTACGGCTACTACGTGTTGCCGTTCCTGCAGGGCGACCGGTTCACCGCCCGGGTCGACCTGAAGGCCGACCGCAAGGCCGGGGTGCTGCTGGTGCCGGCCGCCTGGATCGAGCCCGGCGCCGACCCGGGGGAGACCGCGTCGGCGCTCGCCGCCGAGCTGTACCGGCTCGCCGGCTGGCTCGGCCTGGACGCGGTGGCACCGCCGTTGGCCGGCGACCTGGCCGGTCCGCTCACCGCCGCGTTGGCCAGCGTGTCCGGTGTACCGTGA
- a CDS encoding GNAT family N-acetyltransferase, whose product MLTIRREEPDDAEAVARVHVHGWQAGYAGFMPDEVLGRLNVMAWAQRRRDVGTADPEHPFTTLLGEVDGLVVGFTTFGPYRRNQDRDDLDPTVGEVVALYVEPACWGDGTAAALLAAARDGLSERGWTGYRAWVLADNRRARRFCERAGLSADGEQSTYQVPLAGGRGPVGLVELRYAGRLDH is encoded by the coding sequence ATGCTGACCATCCGCCGGGAGGAGCCGGACGACGCCGAGGCGGTCGCCCGGGTGCACGTGCACGGCTGGCAGGCGGGCTACGCCGGCTTCATGCCGGACGAGGTGCTCGGGCGGCTGAACGTGATGGCCTGGGCACAGCGCCGCCGCGACGTCGGCACCGCCGATCCGGAGCATCCGTTCACCACCCTGCTCGGGGAGGTGGACGGGCTGGTCGTCGGCTTCACCACCTTCGGGCCGTACCGCCGCAACCAGGACCGGGACGACCTGGACCCGACGGTTGGCGAGGTGGTCGCGCTCTACGTGGAACCCGCGTGCTGGGGTGACGGGACCGCCGCCGCGCTCCTGGCCGCCGCCCGGGACGGGCTCAGCGAGCGGGGCTGGACCGGGTACCGGGCGTGGGTGCTGGCGGACAACCGGCGGGCCCGCCGGTTCTGCGAGCGGGCCGGGCTGTCAGCGGACGGTGAGCAGTCGACCTATCAGGTGCCGCTCGCCGGCGGGCGTGGGCCGGTCGGGCTGGTCGAGCTGCGGTACGCCGGACGCCTCGACCACTGA
- a CDS encoding DUF2752 domain-containing protein, which yields MPADPAGAGPAGADSVGAGPVGWPTTPPGGYPAPEPDRITRFVLRLYERSPRWAVPLAAVGCVAAGMGYALLSDPADANPDAAPTCLLKLTTGLDCPGCGGTRALWYVLHGDLPAAARHHFLFVFALPFLAYLFVAWAGNQAFGWRLPELRISSKVIGGFLAAWLAFSVLRNLPWAPFTSLYV from the coding sequence GTGCCGGCCGATCCGGCCGGCGCGGGCCCGGCCGGCGCTGATTCGGTCGGCGCGGGTCCGGTCGGTTGGCCGACGACCCCGCCGGGTGGCTACCCGGCCCCCGAGCCGGACCGGATCACCCGGTTCGTGCTGCGGCTCTACGAGCGTTCGCCGCGCTGGGCGGTGCCGCTGGCCGCGGTCGGCTGCGTCGCCGCCGGCATGGGCTACGCGCTGCTCAGCGATCCGGCCGACGCCAACCCGGACGCCGCGCCCACCTGTCTGCTCAAGCTGACCACCGGGCTGGACTGCCCAGGCTGCGGCGGCACCCGCGCACTCTGGTACGTGCTGCACGGCGACCTGCCGGCCGCCGCCCGACACCACTTCCTGTTCGTCTTCGCGTTGCCGTTCCTCGCGTACCTCTTCGTGGCCTGGGCGGGCAACCAGGCGTTCGGCTGGCGACTGCCCGAGCTGCGGATCAGCTCGAAGGTCATCGGCGGCTTCCTGGCCGCGTGGCTCGCCTTCTCGGTGCTGCGCAACCTGCCCTGGGCGCCGTTCACCTCGCTCTACGTCTGA
- a CDS encoding GNAT family N-acetyltransferase — protein sequence MALGFVRPARPEDAGEIARIQLATWRVAYRRILPRHVLDNLDEAFLARRWSAAVLEPPSAAHRVLVAVEQAEQSYLVGFAASGPADGEALAPGEPADALGPDVAAVTDLLVEPRWGRRGHGSRLLAATVDLWREDGLSRAVAWAFDGDEATRKFLTSTGWEPDGAARALDVDDMLVPQVRLHVGVPTEKVTEDVPAG from the coding sequence ATGGCTCTCGGGTTCGTCCGCCCGGCGCGTCCCGAGGACGCCGGCGAGATCGCACGCATCCAGCTCGCAACCTGGCGGGTTGCGTACCGCAGGATCCTGCCTCGGCACGTGCTCGACAACCTGGACGAGGCGTTCCTCGCCCGGCGGTGGAGCGCGGCGGTGCTGGAGCCGCCCTCGGCCGCGCACCGGGTGCTGGTCGCCGTCGAACAGGCCGAGCAATCGTATCTGGTGGGGTTCGCCGCCTCCGGGCCGGCCGACGGCGAAGCGCTGGCCCCGGGTGAGCCGGCCGACGCGCTCGGCCCGGACGTGGCCGCGGTGACCGACCTGCTGGTGGAGCCGCGTTGGGGTCGACGTGGGCACGGCAGCCGGCTGCTCGCCGCCACCGTCGACCTGTGGCGGGAAGACGGGTTGAGTCGCGCGGTCGCCTGGGCGTTCGACGGTGACGAGGCGACTCGCAAGTTCCTCACCAGCACGGGTTGGGAGCCCGACGGCGCGGCCCGCGCGCTGGACGTCGACGACATGCTGGTGCCGCAGGTGCGCCTGCACGTGGGCGTCCCGACGGAGAAGGTGACCGAGGACGTTCCAGCCGGCTGA
- a CDS encoding carbohydrate ABC transporter permease, protein MATETQTAVATATGDGPRRRRGGIRSNENVAGWLFVAPVIVILGLFLLLPILMAFWVSLTDWNGQGSPFTGDVPFVGAHNYTQLFTEDGLARRDFMTSIRNNFYYVAIVVPAQTALALGLALVVNNRMLKGKSFFRSAFYFPSVTSSVAISVVFLFLFANSGAVNALLGFFGIDGPEWFADSRGVLHLLFGVVGVDSPPAALADGGPLGLSWWDWLAGPSVAMISIITLVIWTTSGTFMLMFLAGLQNVPVTLDEASTLDGASRWQRLRHVTLPLLRPTTFLVLTLGLIGSWQVFDQVYVMSQGAPAKTTLTPAYLSYRTAFRDFDYGSGAAISFVLFLIIIVLTLIQRRVLAERDTDRPRRGWWRRRVPERS, encoded by the coding sequence ATGGCAACCGAGACACAGACCGCCGTGGCGACCGCGACCGGGGACGGCCCGCGTCGACGCCGGGGCGGCATCCGCAGCAACGAGAACGTCGCCGGCTGGCTCTTCGTCGCGCCGGTGATCGTCATCCTGGGGCTGTTCCTGCTGCTGCCGATCCTGATGGCGTTCTGGGTCAGCCTGACCGACTGGAACGGCCAGGGCAGCCCGTTCACCGGCGACGTCCCGTTCGTCGGCGCACACAACTACACCCAGTTGTTCACCGAGGACGGGCTGGCCCGCCGCGACTTCATGACCAGCATCCGCAACAACTTCTACTATGTGGCGATCGTGGTGCCGGCACAGACCGCGCTCGCGCTCGGTTTGGCGCTGGTGGTCAACAACCGGATGCTCAAGGGCAAGAGCTTCTTCCGCAGCGCCTTCTACTTCCCCTCGGTCACCAGCTCTGTCGCGATCAGCGTGGTGTTCCTGTTCCTCTTCGCCAACTCCGGCGCGGTGAACGCCCTGCTCGGCTTCTTCGGTATCGACGGCCCGGAGTGGTTCGCCGATTCCCGTGGCGTGCTGCACCTGCTGTTCGGGGTGGTCGGCGTCGACTCGCCCCCGGCGGCGCTGGCCGACGGCGGCCCGCTCGGCCTGAGCTGGTGGGACTGGCTGGCCGGCCCGAGCGTCGCGATGATCTCGATCATCACTCTGGTCATCTGGACCACCTCCGGCACCTTCATGCTGATGTTCCTGGCCGGTCTGCAGAACGTGCCGGTCACCCTGGACGAGGCGAGCACCCTCGACGGCGCGTCCCGGTGGCAGCGGTTGCGGCACGTCACCCTCCCACTGCTCAGGCCGACCACGTTCCTGGTGCTCACCCTCGGTCTGATCGGCTCCTGGCAGGTCTTCGACCAGGTGTACGTGATGAGCCAGGGCGCCCCGGCCAAGACCACGCTCACCCCGGCCTACCTGTCGTACCGGACCGCTTTCCGGGACTTCGACTACGGCTCCGGAGCGGCGATCTCGTTCGTCCTGTTCCTGATCATCATCGTGCTCACGCTGATCCAGCGCCGAGTGCTGGCCGAACGGGACACCGACCGGCCGCGCCGCGGCTGGTGGCGTCGGCGCGTACCGGAGAGGTCCTGA
- the thyX gene encoding FAD-dependent thymidylate synthase, translating into MVQPQVKLIAWTQFAAPDDVPWSTDAEGGQALAEFAGRACYQSWKKPNPATATNAGYLAHILDVGHLSVLEHGSVTFYFTGVSRSFTHELIRHRHFSYSQLSQRYVPERDAAMVEPAVIADDPELHKKFVEAAEASVRAYTELLEGLEQRFSDEPNPTLRRKQARQAARAVLPNATETRIVVSGNYRAWRHFIAMRATEHADVEIRELAVECLRQLQGVAPNVFADFVISTLPDGTEVAASPHEAS; encoded by the coding sequence ATGGTGCAGCCCCAGGTCAAGTTGATCGCGTGGACCCAGTTCGCGGCCCCGGACGACGTGCCGTGGTCGACGGACGCCGAGGGGGGCCAGGCGCTCGCCGAGTTCGCCGGCCGGGCCTGCTACCAGTCGTGGAAGAAGCCGAACCCGGCCACCGCCACCAACGCCGGCTACCTGGCGCACATCCTCGATGTCGGGCACCTCTCGGTGCTGGAGCACGGGTCGGTGACCTTCTACTTCACCGGGGTGTCCCGTTCCTTCACCCACGAGTTGATTCGGCACCGGCACTTCTCGTACTCCCAGCTGTCCCAGCGCTACGTCCCGGAGCGGGACGCGGCCATGGTCGAGCCGGCGGTCATCGCCGACGACCCGGAGCTGCACAAGAAGTTCGTGGAGGCCGCCGAGGCGAGCGTCCGGGCGTACACCGAGTTGTTGGAGGGCCTCGAGCAGCGCTTCTCCGACGAGCCGAACCCGACGCTGCGCCGCAAGCAGGCCCGGCAGGCGGCCCGCGCGGTGCTGCCCAACGCCACCGAGACCCGGATCGTGGTCAGCGGCAACTACCGGGCCTGGCGGCACTTCATCGCGATGCGGGCCACCGAGCACGCCGATGTGGAGATCCGTGAGCTGGCCGTGGAGTGCCTGCGCCAACTGCAGGGTGTCGCCCCCAACGTGTTCGCCGACTTCGTGATCTCCACGTTGCCGGACGGCACCGAGGTGGCGGCCAGCCCGCACGAGGCGTCCTGA